The window TCCGGGGCGCGGCCGAAGTCGTAGATGGTGATGACGTTCGGGTGGCGCAGGCGGCTGGCGACCTCGGCCTCGCGGCGGAAGCGCTCGAAGAAGGTGGGCGCGGCGGCCAGGGCCGGGTTGAGCGTCTTGACGGCCACCGGGCGCTGGACGGAGGTCTGGGTGGCCCGGAAGACCATGCCCATGCCTCCCTGGCCGAGCACGCTCTCGATCTTGTAGCGGCCATCGAGGACCTGCCCCAGGAGCGCCATGCTGGCCCCTCCGCACAGGTGATCGGGTCCTTCGGTGCTGCCGCAGTGGGGACAGGGGGAAGCCATTGGGGCCGGAGTATAGGCAACCCGCGCGCGGGGCCCAACGGGGATGCTTGGCGAGCAGAGGGAGCGAGCAGGCAAACAGGCCGTTCCCGAAGGGGCTCCGGGCTGTTACATCCCCCAGCCGCCATGAGCCTCCTCATCGCCCAGGATGTCTGCCTCGCCTACGGCAAGAAGGTCCTCTTCGACGACGCCAGCTTCACCCTCGGTCCGCGCGACCGGGTGGGGCTGGTGGGTGCCAACGGGACGGGCAAGAGCTCGTTGATGAAGATCGTCGCCGGGGTGCAGCACGCGGACTCGGGGACGGTCTCCTTCGCCCGAGGCGCCCGGGTAGGCTACCTGCCCCAGGAGCTCGCCGGCCTGCCCTCGGGCACGGTGGTGGAGGCGGTGATGAGCACGGTGCCGGGCCGCGACTCGCTGGAGGCGCGCCTGAAGAGCACCGAGGCGGCGCTCGCCGAGGCCCCGGACGAGGAGACCCAGTTGGAGCTCTCCCAGGAGCTGGCGGACCTGCACACGGAGCTGGACCACTTCGAGGACCACTACGGCCGGCACCACGCGGAGCGCATCCTCAAGGGCCTGGGCTTCCGGGAGGCGGATCTGGCCAAGCCCACGGGGGCGCTGTCGGGCGGGTGGCGGATGCGCGCGGCGCTGGCGGGCCTGCTGCTGCAGGATCCGGATCTGCTGCTGCTCGACGAGCCCACCAACCACCTGGATGTGCCCACGCTCACGTGGTTCGACGGGTTCCTGAAGCGCTCGAACAAGGCGCTGATCCTCATCTCTCACGATCGGGACTTCCTGAATCGGCAGGTGGGGCGGGTGCTGGCGCTGGAGATCGAGGGGCTGCGCTCGTACGTGGGCAACTACGACGCGTACAAGCGCCAGCGGGCCGACGAGATGGAGCAGCTGAAGGCCCGGGCCGCGAAGGTGGAGGCCCGGCGCGCGGAGCTGCAGGCCTTCATCGACAGGTTCGGCGCGAAGGCGACCAAGGCCCGGCAGGCGCAGAGCCGCGCGAAGATGCTGGAGAAGCTGGAGGAGGTGCACCTGCTGGAGGAGCGGGACACGGTGCACTTCCGCTTCCCGGAGGTGGAGCGCTCGGGGCGGGACGTGGCGATGATGGCGGGGATCCGCAAGGCGTACGGCAACCACGTGGTGTACTCGGGGCTGGACGCGCGGGTGGAGCGGGGCCAGCGCATCGCGGTGGTGGGCGCGAACGGCGCGGGCAAGACGACGCTGCTGAAGATCCTGGCGGGCGAGCTGACGCCGGACGGCGGCGAGGTGAAGCTGGGGCACAACGTGGTGATGGGGTACTACGCGCAGCACCACGCGGACACGCTGGACAAGCGCAACACCATCCTCGAGGAGGTGCAGCCGCTGGCGGCGGACAAGCCGCAGAGCTACGTGCGCGGGGTGCTGGGGGCGTTCCTGTTCTCGGGCGATGACGTGGACAAGCCCATCGGCGTGCTGTCCGGAGGTGAGCGGGCGCGCGTGGCGCTGGCGAAGCTGCTGCTGCGGCCCTCCAACTTCCTGCTGATGGACGAGCCCACCAACCACCTGGATCTGGACTCGACGGAGATGTTGATCGAGGCGCTGGCGCAGTACGGCGGGACGCTGTTGTTCGTGTCGCACAACCGGGCGTTCGTGAACCGGCTGGCCAACCAGGTATGGGACGTGGTGGACGGCAAGGTGGTGCCGCACCCGGGCAACCTGGATGAGTACCTGTACCACCAGGAGCAACTGCGGCAGGCGGCGGAGGCGGCCGCGGCGGGGGAGCAGGCCAAGGCCAGCGACAAGGCTTCCACCGGCCCGATGACGGAGAAGGAGCGCAAGCGGCTGGAGGCCGAGGCCCGTCAGCGCCGCAGCGTGGTGGAGGGGCCGATCAAGAAGGAGATCGCCCGCATCGAGGAGCGCATCGCCAAACTGGAGGCCGAGCAGAAGGAGCGCGAGGCGCAGCTGGCGGATCCGGCGCTCTACAACGACTTCGCGCGAGCCAAGCCGCTGATGGACACGCACCGGGCCGGCAAGGAGGAGCTGGAGTCGCTGTACATGGAGTGGGAAGCCGCGCAGGAGAAGCTGGCGGCAGCCTCGGCGTCCCTGGCGTCGCCTTGACACGGTTGAGACGGCTCCCTGAAGCTCCTCGTAGAGTGAGTGCTGGGGCTTCAACGCCTGAAGGGAGGGTCTATCAACTTGCGTGGAGCCAGGATCCGCCCTGCCTTGCAGCTCATGGCTCCCGTGCTCTTGCTTTCCCTGTCATGCACTGGCGCCAGGCTCTACTACGTGCACAGTGAGGTGCCCAAGCTGGAGGGAAAGTGGGCTGTGGGCCCTGGACCCTGGCCAGCAGTGCCTGCGGTGATCTCGGACGGGTCCTCTGTCCCCGATGCCTTGGTGCTGTCGGCTCTCAAGGCGTTGATGGCGCTACCTGGGGCAGCGGATTCCTGCGATGCGTGGGGGCAGCCACGTCCCGACGCGGCCGAGTACTGCATTGCAACCTATCGGACACCGCGGGACTGGCGTGTGACGTGGCCCATCCGGAATCTGGTGGATGCGGCGAGCGCGTGCAGACCTCCTTTCGGCGGTGTCGAAGATGCGGACTTTGGACGAGACCTGCCCGTGTTTGGCTATGCCCACAACCACACCTGCGGACTCTTCGCGAGCAGCACGGACCTGATGAGGTTTCCTGCCGCGAGAGCTCCGACAGGGGCATGGGTGGTCGTAGGGTATGCGACGGCTCCCAGCGGCGGGTTGGCCCGTGATTCACAAGGGGAGCTGATTCCAGCATGGCATTGGCTCGCCACGGGACATGCGACCGAGCCTCGGTTCTACAAGTGGAACCCAGCGGGCGAAGTCTTCAAATGGAGCGAGAACGGGGGACGTTGGGAGTTTCAGGCGATCTGCAAACCTGAGTCGTCCACTCTCCTCGAGGCTGATCGCGCCCTCGCGCCAAACTGCACTCCTGCGTTGACAGACTGGTACTGAGTCAGGACTTCTTGTGGGTGGTTCTATGTTGAGACCTCATCTTTTGATTCTGCTCGGTTCGCTCTTGAGGGATGGCGGAGTGGGCGCGCCGCAACCCAGCTCCACGGGACCGGACGCAGGGATGATGGCGGCTCCAGCTCGCCCGTCAGAGGCTGATGCAGGGGTTGGGGCAGACCCGGCGCTTGCCTCGGAACGAGATGGTGGGGCTGTTGTGCGCAAGCCTGTCATCGCGGGAGGCATTCGTTGGCCAACCGAAGTGCGGACTCTGGCCACGTTGGACGGGCCCGCTGTCCTTGCTGCTCATGCCGCGATGCAGCAGGTGCTGACACGTCTCGCGAAGAATTACTCGGGGGAGTGTGAGACCTCTGCCAAGGCCATGGAGGTGATCGTCGGCGAGGGTGACGGAATGTATATCGTCCGTATCAATCAACGCGTCGACAAGTGCGGATGGGTGGCTCCCCCCGGATTCAGCACCGAGACCGACTGGTTCGAGCTGTATGCCGTCTCTCCAGAAGGGAAAGTCCTCGCGCGCTATCCCTATCACCCCTGAAACGATTTGAAGGCGCTCACTTCGACTTGAGCTGCGCGGCAGGGGGGCTCGCGGGCTGGATGGGCTGCGGCTCTCCTCCCAGCCTCCAGGCCAGGAGCCCACCTCCGGCAAGAAGCAGCCCCACGCAGGCAAGGGCCCACGCCAGCCCGGTCTTCTGGTGCGGCCTGAAGACCGCTCGGGCGGGCAGGGTCTCCGCCTCGGAGTCGACGGACTGGGTCGGTCTCGGAGCGGGCCTCGGCTTGGGCGCCGTGCTGACCCCGAGCTTCCCGGCGGACTCCACCTTCGTGATGGCCAGCCCCGGCCGAGGCGGCGGAGACATGCGCCGCGGTATCGGAACGAGCACCTCCCGGGGCGCCGGCGGAGGCGTGACCCTGGGCGCCGGAGGAAGCGTCTCCGTCTCGCTGGGCGGCGGAGGCGGTGTGGCGCGCGGCGGCTCGCTCGGTGGGGCCGGCGGCTCCTCCACCTTCACCTCGAGCATCTTCGACACGAAGTTCGCGGTCCGGTGCACGCCCACCTTCTTCCCGGTGGACAGCAGGTAGTCCTCCAGATCCGACAGGAACGCGCGGCAGTCCGCGTAGCGCTGATCCCGATCCTTGGCGAGCGCACGATCCAGGATCCGCGCCACCGCCTGGGGCAGATCCGGCCGCCGCTGCAACACCGGCACGGGCGGCTCGAAGAGGATGGCCTGCGCCATGCTGGCTTCCGTCGTCGCGTTGAACGGCTTGCGGCCGGTGAGCAGCTCGTAGAACACGACGCCCAGCGAGTACACGTCCACCCGCAGGTCCAGCGGCATGGCCCGGATCTGCTCGGGCGCCATGTACGAGAGCTTGCCCTTGATGACCCCGGTCAGCGTCCGGTGGCTCTGGTTGGCCGCCTTGGCGATGCCGAAGTCCACGATCTTCAGCCCGCCCTCGCGCGACAGCAGGATGTTGTCCAGGCTCACGTCCCGGTGGATGAGCTCCAGCGGCTGCCCCGTCTCCGGCTCCCGGAGCGCATGGGCGAAGGCCAGCCCCTCGCACGCCATCGCGATCAGCTTCGCGCACAGCACCGGCGACAGCGCCATCTTCAGCGAGTTCACCCGCTTCATGAGCGCGCGCAGGTTCAGCCCGTCGATGTACTCCATCGCCAGGTAGTACGTGCCGTCGGCCTGGCCGAAGTCGAAGATCTGGACGATGTGCGGGTGATTGAGGCGAGCCGCCAGCCGGGCCTCGGTGAAGAACATCTCCACGAAGCCCCGGTCCTCCGCCAGGTGCGGCAGGACGCGCTTGACGACCACCTCTTTCTCGAACCCCATGGGGCCCGCGACCTTGGCCAGGTAGACCTCGGCCATACCCCCGGTGGCGAGCTTGCGGACGAGCTGGTACTTGCCGACTTGCATCCCGGGCAACCTCGATCCGGGATCGCCAGACCGCGACCCCCGCTCACGCACGAACCGTGTGCACTGTCCGTGTCAGCACAGGACGAGTGACTCCGGCCGGACGGATCCGGCTGGCTCATCCTGGCCGTGCCATTTCTCGAGAAACGGCATCAACTCCGCAGGCCCACCGACGGCATCGCTCCGGCGAGCGCGCGCATGGCCGCGGCCATCGCCTCGACCGTCAGCGACGTCTCCGAGGCGCCCATGCGGAGCGCCGCCTCGGGCATGTTGGAGACGACACATGTCTCCGGGTGCTGCACGAGCGCCATGCCCCCGGCGCGACGGATGGCCAGCAGCCCCGAGGCGCCATCCATGCCCATGCCCGTGAGCACCGCGCCCCCGGCCCGGCTCCCATGGGCTCGGGCCAGCGACATCAGCAGCGTGTCTCCCACCGAGACGTGGCGCCCGTGGATCGGCTCCACCAGCAGATCTCCCGAGCTGAGCACCTGCAGCTGGTGCCCATCCGGAGGCAGGTACACGTGGCCCGCCTGCGGCTTCAGGCCCGTGCGCGCCAGCACCAGCTCCAGCGGAGAGGCCGCGGCCAGCCACTGGCGCAGGCCCGAGGTGAAGCCCACCGAGACGTGCTGGGCGATGAACACCGGATAGGGGAGGCTCGGGGGCAGCAGCGACAGCAGCATCGCCAGCGCGGGCGGCCCTCCGGTCGCGGCCACCAGTCCGAAACCGTTCACCCGCCCGCTCCGCAGGGCAGGGGGAGGCACCGGCTGGCCGATGAGCGGCCTGCGTGGGGACAGCGGTATCTCCGCCATGGCGCGGATGGTGTTGATGAGCTGCGAGCCGAAGCCCGACAGGCCCCCGTCCTTGCCCGGCGTCGGCTTGGGCATCACCTCGAGCGCCCCGGCCTGCAGCGCCTTGAAGGACATCTCCGCGTCCATCGCGCCGGAGATGACGAGGATGCGGCTGGGCGCCTCGGCCATGATGCGCTCGGTGGCGTCGATGCCGTCCATCCGCGGCATCCGCACATCGAGCGTCACCACATCCGGCCGGAGCGACTGGGCCAGCGCCACCGCCTCTTTTCCATCGTTGGCGGTGCCGACGATGCGGATGTCCGGGGCCGGGGCCAGCAGTCCGGTGAACATCCGCAGGATGGTGGGAGAGTCATCAGCAAGGAGGACCTGGATCGGCTTGTTCATGTGCACCTCGGGGGACCGACGAGTGCGCAGCGGAGAGGGTACGGAGCCTACTTGATGGATTCTACCCGCTGTCCAGCCACAAGCCTACGCCTCGGGTAGTATTGCGTCCCGCCCGGAGGCCACGAGGGTGTCCTCCGGGGAACGCCGAGGCGAGGGTTCTCCTCAGTTCTTGACGGTGGGAGTCGCCGGAGCCGCGCCGGAGAGCGCGCGCATGGCCGAGGCCAGGCCCTCCAGGGACAGCAGCGTCTCGGTGGCGCCGTTGCGCGTCGCCGCCTCGGGCATGCCGGGGACGACGCAGCTCTCCGGCGTCTGCGCGAAGGTGATGCCGCCCGCGCGGCGGATGGCCAGCAGCCCCGAGGCCCCATCCGAGCCCATGCCCGTGAGCACCGCGCCGCCGGCCCGGTTGCCGTAGGCGAGCGCCAGCGAGGCCAGCAGCGTGTCCCCGAGCGCCGTCTTCGCCGCCGGGATGGGCTCCACCAGCAGCTCCCCGCCCAGCGTCACCTGCAACTGGTGCCCGTCCGGCGGCAGGTACACGTGGCCCGCCTGCGGACGGACGCCCGTCTGCGCCACCTCGAGCCGCAGCGTGGAGGCCGCGCCCAGCCACTGGCACAGGCCCGCGGTGAAGCCGTCCGACACGTGCTGGGCGATGAAGATGGGGTAGGGGAGCTTCGGAGGCAGCAGCGACAGCAGCAGGCAGAGCGCGGGCGGACCTCCCGTGGAGGCCACCAGCCCGAAGCCGTTGACCCGTCCCTGGGGCGCCACCGTTGGCGCCGCCGCCGCCGGCTGGGTGGGAGGCGTGGGCCGGCGCTCGGCCAGCGGCAGCTCCGCCATGGTGCGGATGATGTGGATCAGCTTCACGCCGAAGTTGGCCAGGCCCTCCAGGCCCGGCCGCGGCTTGGGCATCACCTCGAGCGCCCCGGCCTGCAGCGCCTTGAAGGACATCTCCGCATCCACCGCGCCGGAGATGACGAGGATGCGGCTGGGCGCCTCGCTCATGATGCGCGAGCTGGCCTCGATGCCATCCATCCGCGGCATGCGGACATCCAGGGTGATGACATCCGGGTGGAGCGTGCGCGCCAGCTCCAGGGCCTCAGCCCCATCCTTCGCGGTGCCGATGACCTGGATGTCCGGAGCCGAAGACAGGAGCGCCGAGTACATCTTCAGCATGGTGGGCGAGTCGTCCGCGATGAGGACTCGGATGGTGGAGCTCATGTACGCCTCGACGAGAGGGAACGAGTGTGGCCAGCGGACCGTCTCATGCCTTGAACGGTCCGTCCTGGCCAGAGCAGAGTCAGATGCCCGGGGGAGAGCCCGGCGGGGGCATGCCCTCGAGCGAGCGGAGAATGGTGGCCAGCGCCTCCGGAGACACGGAGTGCTCGGTGGCCTTGTTGCGCAGCGCCGCCTCCGGCATGCCCGCCACCAGACACGTCTGCGGATCCTGCGCGAAGGTGAGACCGCCGGCGCGCTTGATGGCCATCAGGCCCACCGCGCCCTCCTCGCCCATGCCGCTGAGCACCGCGCCCGCCGCGTGGGCGCCATAGGCGCGTGACAGGGACGCCAGGAGCAGATCCCCCGAGGGGAAGGTGCTGCCGGAGGCCTTCTCGATGACGATCTCCCCCTGCATGCCCACCCTCAGGTGGTGGCCGTCCGGGGCCAGGTAGACGGTGCCGGCGCGGGGCTGCTCGGAGGCGCGGGCGATCTCCACCGGCAGCGGCGACAGCGAGGACAGCCAGCGGTGCAGGCCCACGGTGAAGCCCGGGGTGATGTGCTGGGCGATGAAGAGCGGGTAGGGCAGGCTGCGCGGCAGCAGCCACAGCAGCGAGGCCAGCGCCGTGGGGCCGCCGATGGACGAGGCCAGCGCGAAGCCCGCCACGCGCGCGTTCTCCGGCAGCTTGGGCGCGGTGGAGCGGCCCTCGTGGCGCTGGGTGACGAGCGGCACCTCCGCCAGCAGGCGGATGGCCGACAGCAGCCGCACGCCGAAGCGCGCCACGTCCTCGGGCGCGCCCTGCGGCTTGGCGATCACCTCCAGCGCTCCGGCCTGCAGCGCGCGGAAGGACAGGTCCGTGTCCGGCGCGCCGGACACCATGAGGATGCGGCAGGGCGTCTCCGCCATGATGCGCTCGGTGGCCCCCAGGCCATCCATGCCGGGCATCTGCACGTCCAGGGTGATGACGTCTGGCTTGAGCGAGCGCGCCAGCTTCACCGCCTCCTCTCCGTCGCGTGCGGTCCCCACCACGGTCACGTCCGGTTGGGCCGACAGCAACCGCGTGAGGACCTGCAGCATCGTGGGGGAATCGTCGGTGAGAAGGACTTGAATCGGCTTGCTCATTCGGTTCTCCGAACTCCAAACTCCAGGTGGGTTTCTACCCCAGGGGTGGGCCGCTCGCCTACGACTCACCGTGTAGCAGTGTATCAAGCGCGCTCAGCCCGCCTTGCGCTTCTTTTCTCGTTTGGACCTGGCCTCGGGAGGCTTGGGAGTCGGGGTTTCCCGGGAGTCTTCCACGGGTGAGGGGAGCGCGGGAGGGGGGGCGGGCAGGGGCGTACCGTCTGTAGGAGGAGCCTCCACCGCCTGTGGCTCCGCTGGGAGCGCCGGCAGGCGGATGACGAAGGCGCACCCCTCTCCGGGCTTGCTGTGCACGGAGATGCTGCCCCCGTGGTTCTTGACGATGCGCTGACAGATGGCCAGCCCCAGGCCGGTGCCCTTCTGTTTGGTGGTGAAGAAGGGCACGAAGATGTGCTGTTGCTGGTCCAACGGAATGCCGGGCCCGGTGTCGGACACGTGGACCTCGACGAACTCGTTGAGGTTGCCCCGGAACTCGCTGAAGCGGTCCTGCTTCACGGTGCCCACGGTGATGCGGCCGGGCACCTCGCCGATGGCCTGCACGGCGTTCTGCACCAGGTTGATGAGCACCTGCTTGAGCTGCTCGGCGTCCGCGTCCACCCGTGGCACGGCCAGGTCCATCTGCACCGCCAGCTCGATCTGCCTGGGCACGTCGTTCTGGATGAGGCGCATGGTGCGCGTCACCACCTCGTTGAGGTCCGTGGGCCCGAAGCTCTGCTTGAGCGGGCGCGCGTAGTCGAGGAACGCCGTCACCACGCCGTTGAGGCGGTTCACCTCCTCGACGATGACGCCCAGGAACTCGCCGTCCTCGCCCGGCAGCCGCTTGGGGTCCAGGCACTGCGCCGCGCCCTTGATGGCGCCCAGCGGGTTGCGGATCTCGTGCGCCAGGCCCGCCGCCATCTCGCCCAGGGCCGCCAGGCGGTCGCGCTCGCGGATCTTCTCGTACAGCTTGGAGTTCTCCAGCACCGTGGCCACGCGCTCGGCCACCGAGAGGATGAGGGCGATCTCGTCCGAGGCGTACGCCTCCGGCACGCGCTCGTCCCACAGGTTCAGGAAGCCGATGACGCGATCGTTGCCCACCAGCGGCACGGAGATGCCGGACTTCATCTGCTTGAGCGCCGAGCGCGTGTCCTGCAGGCGCTTGATCTCGTCGCGGAAGCGCTTGCCCTCGGTGGCCTGCACCCGCAGGGCGGTGAGCCGGTGCTCCACGTTCTCCAGCAGCACGGCCTTCTGCCCGCTGGCGGCCGCCAGCAGCAGTCCACGCGCCGCGGCCGTGTCCAGGAAGCCCTCGGGCGGAGGGCCACGCGAGTCCAGCAGCCGGTAGCCGGGCCTGTCCTCGGCCAGCATGTACACGGAGGTGTGGGTGACACGGCCCGTCTCGTGGAGCGCGTCCAGCAGCAGCCGCGTGACTTCGGAGATGTCGATGACGGTGGCCATGCGCGCCCGGAGCGCTCCCAGCACGCGCAGCAGCTCGAAGCGCTCGCGGAAGAAGATCGCCACCACGCGCTCCTCCACCTTCACCCTCAGCGGCTCCATGAGGATGATGATGACGAAGGCGGCCACCACCGTGGTGAAGACGTAGAGCCCCGTCTTCTCCTTCACCCAGACGGTGAGCACCATGAAGACGGCCGCCAGGATGGAGGCCAGCACCGTCTGCGAGGCGATCTTCCCCAGCAGCTCGTGCAGGTCCATCAGCCGCAGCCGCAGCAGCGTCTCCCGGAGGAAGAAGAGGTAGAGCGTGGAGAAGATGGGCCCCAGCGGCAGCAGGGGGATGTCGTAGCGCCGGCCGATCAAGTCCAGCGCCGTCAGCAGGATGGAGGCCCCCGCGCCGATGGCCAGGTACATGAGCCGCAGCCGCTCGATGCGCGACTCCTCGGTGCGAACCCGGTTCAGCAGCAGGCTCACCGAGGTGAGCAGGGTGACCAGCACCCACATGCCGGTGGCCACCCGCGCCCAGCCCGTCTGCGCCAGCGGCGTCACCGCGACGGCCAGCCCGAGCACGCTCGACAGCACGCCCAGCCGCCGGCCGAGCAGGTGCGTGCCCTTGCTGACGCCCAGGAACTCCAGGAAGAAGGAGACCGCCGTGCCGGGCACCAGGGAGGCGAGCAGGATGGTGGCGCCCACGGCGATTCTGGACAGCCAGCCCGGCTCGGGGAAGATGCCCGCGAAGAAGAGTGCGAGGTAGTACCCCGCCACCGTAAGGGCGAAGACGGAATACAGCGTCCCCACCCGGGGCCTGCCTGGCCGGAGGAGCATCGACAGCGCAAGCGCCAGGCCGATGATCGACGCGAACAGCGCGCTGAGGGTCCGGATGTCCATGTTCGAGCGGACAGTCTAACCTGTGTTCACGTCCGGAAATTTTTAGACTGTCTCCCGTTGTCCTCGGGCGTGCCCGAGCGCATCCACCAGGGCCAACCGCCCGCCCCCATGAAATCCGCCCTTTCGCTGATTGCCCTCGTCTCCTTCGCCACGCTGGCCTCCGCGCAGCAGGTGGCCTCCGAGCCTACCCACGCGCCGCAGCCCCGGACCGATGGCGCCCCTACCGAGGCCCAGCTCACGCCTCCGCCGGACGCGGAGAAGGAGCCGCTGCCCGACGGCTATGTGGAGATCTTCAACCCCGCCTTCCCGTCGCCCGTGGTGGAGGCGCCTCGCAAGCCCGCCCCCGTCGTGAAGGTGGAGCTGGGCAAGGCCTACGGCCTGGAGGATCTGACGCCCTACTTCGCCGAGGGGAAGAAGAAGGAGGCCAAGGCCGCCTTCGATCGCGGCTTCTACCTCAAGGCCCGCGAGCTGCTGCAGGGCGAGGGGGACTCGCCGCCGGTGCGCTACCTGCGCGCGCTGAGCGCCGTGCGCGCCGGGGATGACACCCGCGCGGCCGCGGAGATGGCGGCGCTGGCGGACGACTACCCGGCCCTGAAGGACAGGTGCCTGACGCACGCGGGCGTGGCGCTGGAGGATCTCGGCCGGTACGACGAGGCGGCGAAGCTGCTCGGCGCGGTGTCGGAGGACTCGAAGATGTACGTGGACGCCCGCCTGACGCTGGGCCGCGTGCTGCGCAAGAAGAAGGACTACGACGGGGCCATCGCCGCGCTCTCGCCGCTGGCGAACCGCCCCGCGCCGCTGTTCGGCCGCAACGTGGGCGCCGAGGCCCTCATCGGCATCGCCGACATCGCCGCGGAGAAGAAGGACAAGACGCGCGAGCGCGAGGCGCTGTGGCGGCTGTGGTCGCTGTACCCGCTCTCTCCGCTGACGAAGCAGGCGGACCGTCGCCTCAAGGGCATGAAGCCGCCGGTGGAGGCCCAGGTGGCGCGCGCCGAGCAGCTCATCGAGCTGCACCGCAACAAGCAGGGGCTCACGGTGCTGGAGCCGCTGCTGCCCACGCTGAAGCTGCCCGAGCCCATCGCCTGCCGCGCGCACTTCGCCTACGGCAAGGGCCAGCGCAAGGAGCGAAACCACACCAAGGCCATCGCCACGCTCACCCCGGTGGTGGAGCAGTGCCAGGACGCGGACCTGCTGCCGCGCGCCATGTACGTGCTGGGCTCCTCGCGCTCCATCGTGGACCAGAAGCGCGGGACGCAGACGTACGAGCGGCTCGCCAAGGAGTTCCCCGGCCACTCCTTCGCCGACGACGCGCTCTTCTACGCGGCGGACCTGTACGTGAAGACGGGCCAGCCGGAGCAGGCCGCGCTGCGGCTCGAGGAGCTGGCGAAGAACTACCCGCAGGGAGACTTCCTGGGCGAGGCGCTCTTCAAGTCCTTCTGGATCGCGCGCACCTCGAAGGCGGCCGATGGCGGGCTGGCGATCCTGGACCTGATCGAGCAGCGCTTCGCCGACGCGGACGAGACGTATGACGTGGAGCGGGCGCGCTACTGGCGGGCTCGGACGCTGCAGGAGCGCGG of the Hyalangium gracile genome contains:
- a CDS encoding chemotaxis protein CheB is translated as MSSTIRVLIADDSPTMLKMYSALLSSAPDIQVIGTAKDGAEALELARTLHPDVITLDVRMPRMDGIEASSRIMSEAPSRILVISGAVDAEMSFKALQAGALEVMPKPRPGLEGLANFGVKLIHIIRTMAELPLAERRPTPPTQPAAAAPTVAPQGRVNGFGLVASTGGPPALCLLLSLLPPKLPYPIFIAQHVSDGFTAGLCQWLGAASTLRLEVAQTGVRPQAGHVYLPPDGHQLQVTLGGELLVEPIPAAKTALGDTLLASLALAYGNRAGGAVLTGMGSDGASGLLAIRRAGGITFAQTPESCVVPGMPEAATRNGATETLLSLEGLASAMRALSGAAPATPTVKN
- a CDS encoding ABC-F family ATP-binding cassette domain-containing protein, producing the protein MSLLIAQDVCLAYGKKVLFDDASFTLGPRDRVGLVGANGTGKSSLMKIVAGVQHADSGTVSFARGARVGYLPQELAGLPSGTVVEAVMSTVPGRDSLEARLKSTEAALAEAPDEETQLELSQELADLHTELDHFEDHYGRHHAERILKGLGFREADLAKPTGALSGGWRMRAALAGLLLQDPDLLLLDEPTNHLDVPTLTWFDGFLKRSNKALILISHDRDFLNRQVGRVLALEIEGLRSYVGNYDAYKRQRADEMEQLKARAAKVEARRAELQAFIDRFGAKATKARQAQSRAKMLEKLEEVHLLEERDTVHFRFPEVERSGRDVAMMAGIRKAYGNHVVYSGLDARVERGQRIAVVGANGAGKTTLLKILAGELTPDGGEVKLGHNVVMGYYAQHHADTLDKRNTILEEVQPLAADKPQSYVRGVLGAFLFSGDDVDKPIGVLSGGERARVALAKLLLRPSNFLLMDEPTNHLDLDSTEMLIEALAQYGGTLLFVSHNRAFVNRLANQVWDVVDGKVVPHPGNLDEYLYHQEQLRQAAEAAAAGEQAKASDKASTGPMTEKERKRLEAEARQRRSVVEGPIKKEIARIEERIAKLEAEQKEREAQLADPALYNDFARAKPLMDTHRAGKEELESLYMEWEAAQEKLAAASASLASP
- a CDS encoding serine/threonine protein kinase; amino-acid sequence: MQVGKYQLVRKLATGGMAEVYLAKVAGPMGFEKEVVVKRVLPHLAEDRGFVEMFFTEARLAARLNHPHIVQIFDFGQADGTYYLAMEYIDGLNLRALMKRVNSLKMALSPVLCAKLIAMACEGLAFAHALREPETGQPLELIHRDVSLDNILLSREGGLKIVDFGIAKAANQSHRTLTGVIKGKLSYMAPEQIRAMPLDLRVDVYSLGVVFYELLTGRKPFNATTEASMAQAILFEPPVPVLQRRPDLPQAVARILDRALAKDRDQRYADCRAFLSDLEDYLLSTGKKVGVHRTANFVSKMLEVKVEEPPAPPSEPPRATPPPPPSETETLPPAPRVTPPPAPREVLVPIPRRMSPPPRPGLAITKVESAGKLGVSTAPKPRPAPRPTQSVDSEAETLPARAVFRPHQKTGLAWALACVGLLLAGGGLLAWRLGGEPQPIQPASPPAAQLKSK
- a CDS encoding chemotaxis protein CheB codes for the protein MNKPIQVLLADDSPTILRMFTGLLAPAPDIRIVGTANDGKEAVALAQSLRPDVVTLDVRMPRMDGIDATERIMAEAPSRILVISGAMDAEMSFKALQAGALEVMPKPTPGKDGGLSGFGSQLINTIRAMAEIPLSPRRPLIGQPVPPPALRSGRVNGFGLVAATGGPPALAMLLSLLPPSLPYPVFIAQHVSVGFTSGLRQWLAAASPLELVLARTGLKPQAGHVYLPPDGHQLQVLSSGDLLVEPIHGRHVSVGDTLLMSLARAHGSRAGGAVLTGMGMDGASGLLAIRRAGGMALVQHPETCVVSNMPEAALRMGASETSLTVEAMAAAMRALAGAMPSVGLRS
- a CDS encoding chemotaxis protein CheB, with the protein product MSKPIQVLLTDDSPTMLQVLTRLLSAQPDVTVVGTARDGEEAVKLARSLKPDVITLDVQMPGMDGLGATERIMAETPCRILMVSGAPDTDLSFRALQAGALEVIAKPQGAPEDVARFGVRLLSAIRLLAEVPLVTQRHEGRSTAPKLPENARVAGFALASSIGGPTALASLLWLLPRSLPYPLFIAQHITPGFTVGLHRWLSSLSPLPVEIARASEQPRAGTVYLAPDGHHLRVGMQGEIVIEKASGSTFPSGDLLLASLSRAYGAHAAGAVLSGMGEEGAVGLMAIKRAGGLTFAQDPQTCLVAGMPEAALRNKATEHSVSPEALATILRSLEGMPPPGSPPGI
- a CDS encoding sensor histidine kinase; this encodes MDIRTLSALFASIIGLALALSMLLRPGRPRVGTLYSVFALTVAGYYLALFFAGIFPEPGWLSRIAVGATILLASLVPGTAVSFFLEFLGVSKGTHLLGRRLGVLSSVLGLAVAVTPLAQTGWARVATGMWVLVTLLTSVSLLLNRVRTEESRIERLRLMYLAIGAGASILLTALDLIGRRYDIPLLPLGPIFSTLYLFFLRETLLRLRLMDLHELLGKIASQTVLASILAAVFMVLTVWVKEKTGLYVFTTVVAAFVIIILMEPLRVKVEERVVAIFFRERFELLRVLGALRARMATVIDISEVTRLLLDALHETGRVTHTSVYMLAEDRPGYRLLDSRGPPPEGFLDTAAARGLLLAAASGQKAVLLENVEHRLTALRVQATEGKRFRDEIKRLQDTRSALKQMKSGISVPLVGNDRVIGFLNLWDERVPEAYASDEIALILSVAERVATVLENSKLYEKIRERDRLAALGEMAAGLAHEIRNPLGAIKGAAQCLDPKRLPGEDGEFLGVIVEEVNRLNGVVTAFLDYARPLKQSFGPTDLNEVVTRTMRLIQNDVPRQIELAVQMDLAVPRVDADAEQLKQVLINLVQNAVQAIGEVPGRITVGTVKQDRFSEFRGNLNEFVEVHVSDTGPGIPLDQQQHIFVPFFTTKQKGTGLGLAICQRIVKNHGGSISVHSKPGEGCAFVIRLPALPAEPQAVEAPPTDGTPLPAPPPALPSPVEDSRETPTPKPPEARSKREKKRKAG